One segment of Desulfosudis oleivorans Hxd3 DNA contains the following:
- the yedF gene encoding sulfurtransferase-like selenium metabolism protein YedF, which produces MTPIDARNLACPGPVLAAKAFIEQNDPNRITIVVDNEAARQNVERFLSSQGYDMQVEQSDDTWTITGIRKSGAAFQEEKIPVREHGSATLVLISSDRLGRGDDDLGEKLMASFIKTLEEMGTDLWRLVFVNSGVRLTIDGSAVLPDLQKYEAAGTRLLVCGTCLTHFDLMDRKQVGQTTNMLDIVTAMQLAEKVIVI; this is translated from the coding sequence ATGACCCCCATCGACGCCCGGAATCTGGCCTGCCCGGGACCGGTTTTAGCGGCCAAGGCCTTTATTGAGCAGAACGACCCCAACCGCATCACCATTGTGGTGGACAATGAAGCAGCCCGGCAGAATGTCGAACGTTTTCTGTCCAGCCAGGGGTACGACATGCAGGTGGAACAATCAGACGACACATGGACCATCACCGGTATTCGCAAATCCGGCGCTGCCTTTCAGGAAGAAAAAATTCCGGTCCGGGAGCACGGGAGCGCCACCCTGGTGCTGATTTCATCGGACCGGCTGGGCCGGGGCGACGACGACCTGGGCGAAAAACTGATGGCCAGCTTCATCAAGACCTTGGAAGAGATGGGCACCGATCTCTGGCGCCTTGTATTTGTCAACAGCGGGGTCCGGCTGACCATTGACGGTTCCGCCGTTCTGCCGGACCTTCAAAAATATGAAGCCGCGGGAACTCGACTGCTGGTCTGCGGCACCTGCCTGACCCATTTTGACCTGATGGACCGGAAGCAGGTGGGGCAGACCACCAACATGCTGGACATCGTCACCGCCATGCAACTGGCGGAAAAGGTGATCGTGATCTGA